Part of the Gordonia crocea genome is shown below.
TGGTGCGCAGATCGGCGGGCTCGATCGCGCCGATCGAGTCGGCGACCCCGTGGTAGGGCTCGCGGACCGATCCGTCGGGCCGGAACATCTCGTCGACCGCAGACTGGTGCAGGCCGGCCCGGTAGTGGCGGAAGGCGGCACCGGAGGGCGACAACGAGGACCCGGTGGGCGGTGCGGTCGGAGTCATAGGTGAATCCTCACCAGCGCGTATTTCCGCCGTGAGGATCACTGATTGCCGTCGTGTTACGGCTGACCGTCCTCGAGGTGGCCACCCGGCCGGGTTTCACCGACGGGAGGAGGTTTCACCGCCGGGATCGATCAGTAGCCGATCAGCCCGGCCGTGCCGTTGGACAGCCAGGTCACACCATCCCAGATCTGGTTGCGGGGGGCGATGAGCCAGATCGTCGGGCTCACCGAGCGTCCGCAGCGGACGTTGACGCGGTGCGCCCCCGGCGGCACGGACTCGCCCCGCAGCGTCGTCGTCATGAGCATCGGCACCGGGGGCTTCGTCGGCGCCTTGTGCTTCGCCGCCGCGCCGGGTGCACGACTGCCCGGTTCGGGCTTCTGTTCCCGCTGCTGGCGCGCCTTCTGCTGCTCGGCGAGTTCGCGTTCGGGGGAGGCGACGATCCGGTCGTCCATCCAGACCCGGCAGCGGGTGTCGCGCCGGGTGGCCGAACCGCGGTGGTAGGTGATCTGCCAGTCCGAATCACCGGCGGCGGCGACCGCGATGGTCGGTACCGGTGCCGCGTTGACCGGTCCGGCACCGATCAGCGCCCCGAGTGCGAAGGCGGCGGCCGAACCGGCCGCGATGGTCTTGGTGGCTCTCCCCGTGGTGCTCATCACACGGAATACTATCAAAAATATGACATTGTTTATGTGGGTCTTGCTGGCGGTCGGCGTCCTCGCCGCCGCGGGGGTCCTCGGCTTGATGGTGCTGGTCCTCGCCCGCCGGTGGGCGAGGACGCCCGATCGGGCCCCGGTGGCCCAGATCGCCGCCGCGGACCTCGGGGACTACTTCGCCCGCCGCGCGGGATTCTGTGTGACCGTGTCCGCGCAGACGCCGCTGTCCCCGTCGGAGGTCTTCGATCGGCTCGTGGGCCGGGCCTACCTGTCCACGCTGCCGTTTCTCGACGGTCCCCACTGGGTGGCCGACGACGTCGACACCACCCGCGGGGTGGGGTCGAAGCGAACCATGTCGGGAACCGTGTATTCGGTCTCTGAAAAGGTTATTCAGTATGAGAAGGACGTGCTGATAGCCCTCTCCGGGACGGCCGTGTGCACGCCGTGGACCATCGCGTCGTTCGCCGAGGAGTTCACCATCGCCCCGACCGAGCGGACCGGCGTGAGCGAGGTCCGGTGGACCATCGCCGGCACGCCGCGGTGGGTCGGTTGGTTGCCGTGGCGGTGGGGCGCGCCGCTGACGCGCCCGGTATTCGCGTTCGTCCTGCGCCACGTGCTGCGGGTGGGCGCCTTCCGGGCGCCGCGGACCCGCGACGGCCGGACCGAGGGGACCTAAGCCCTCGAAAGCCGCGGTCCGGACGACGCCGCTGGCGCCATATATAAAATATGTTACTGTCATCCTGATTGTGACTACAGCCACATGACGTCACGCGGCCCCACCGGGTTTGCGGTGCGTCTCATCGAACTTCGGGGGTTGGATATCGATGGCGTTTGAACTTCCCGCGGCACGCGGGCCGGTTCGCGACCTCGCGGTCGAGGCGGGCCACACGCTCGGCTTCGCGCTCCAGTCGATCGGCGCCCTGGTCGTCGCGACACTGCGGTTCCGGCTGTCGCTGTCGGAGACGCTCAACCAGATCATCTTCATCGGCCGCGTGAGCACCGGGCCGTCGCTGTTGCTGATGATCCCGGTGGGTGTCTTCATCGCGGTGTCGGTCGGTGAGCTGGCCGGCCGCATCGGTGCGGGTGGCTACTCCGGCGCCGTCGTCGCCTTCGTCATCGTCGGCCAGGCCGCCGCCCTGGTCTGCGCGCTGATGATGGCCGGTGTGGCGGGGTCGGCGATCTGCACCGATCTGGGCTCCCGCAAGATCCGCGAAGAGATCGACGCCATGGAGGTCATGGGCCTCAACGTCATCGAGCGGTTGGTCGCCCCGCGGATCGCCGCGGCGATCATCGTGTCCCTCGTGCTGTGCTCGCTGGTCACGGTGACGGGCGTGGGGGCGTGCTACCTCTACCACATCTACGTCCAGCACCTGCCCGCCGGAGCGTTCATGTCGACGTTCAGCCAATACGGGCGGATGTCGGACTTCACCATGGCGTTGGTCAAGGCGACGATGTTCGCCCTTCTGTCGACGATCGTGGCCTGCTTCAAGGGGTTGCACGCCCGCGGCGGGCCGAGCGGCGTCGCCGACGCGGTGAACGAGGCCGTCGTCATCGCCTTCGCGCTGGTCTTCATCTTCAACACGATCCTGTCGCAGGTCTACACGGTGATCGTCCCGGCAGTGGGGGCGTACTGACATGGTCTCGACAGCCGACATCCGCGTCCGCGGCAACCGCGGGATCAGCCGACGGGTTGTCCCGGTCGCCGACCAGACGGTCCGTCTCGGCGAGTACGTCACCTTCATCTTCCGGGCGATCGTGGCGATCCCGTACACCCTGGTCTACTACCGCAAGCATGTGATCCGGCAGATCGCCGAAATGACGTTCGGCACCAAGTCGCTGCTCTCCGGCGGCGGAACCATGGGCATCGTGCTGGCCATGTCGCTTGCCGCCGCCATGATGCTCGGCGTCGAGACCTACCGCGGCCTCCAACTGGTCGGGATGACGTCGATGTCGGGAATGCTGGCCGCCATCGCCAACACCCGCGAACTCGCACCGGTGGTCGTCGCGATTGCCTTGGCGGCCAAGGTCGGCACCGGGTTCACCGCCCAGATCGGCGCGATGCGCATCTCCGACGAGATCGCCGCCCTCGACGTGATGGCCATCCGCTCGATCCCGTTCCTGGCGACCACGCGGATGATCGCCGCGATGGTGTGTGTGCTGCCGATCTACATGATCGGCCTCCTCGCCAGCTACATCTCCACCCGTGCGGTGGTCGTGTGGTTCAACGGTGAATCGTCGGGAACCTACGACTACTTCTTCCACCTCGCGCTGACCCCGACGGACCTGCTTTTCTCCGCGACCAAGGCCGTCGTCTTCGCCGGCATCGTCACCCTCGTGCAATGCTCCTACGGCTACTTCGCCAGCGGCGGTCCCGAAGGAGTCGGCCAGGCGGCGGGCCGGGCGCTGCGCACGTCGATCCTGGCCATCGGAATTTTCGACGTCATCTTCACCTTCGGTCTCTGGGGACTGGTTCCGCAGATCCCGGGATTGGGGCTGTAGCGATGACGGTGATGCTTCCGGGTAAGACGGTCTCGCGGGGCCGATACGCGTTGCGCGGTATCGCGGCGGCGCTGGTGATCCTGGTGTTCTCCCTGTGGATGGTGTCGCGCAGCACCCACACCTTCTCGTCGGATCCGAAGGTCTACGCCGAGGTGCCGGTCGCGGCCGGGCTGATCCAATCCGGGGCGCCGGTGCGGTTCCACGGGGTCAAGGTCGGCGAGATCAGCTCGATCGACGCGGGGGCACAATCCTCCCGGGTCGGGCTGACCATCGAGAAGGACGCGATGAAGTCCATCCCGTCGACGGTGATGCTGCGCGTCTTGCCGCGCACCTTCTTCGGCGACATCTATGTCCAGCTCACACCGACGCCTGGTTCGCCCGACACCTCGCCGACCCATCTTGCGCCCAACGCGCAACTCGCGGTGGACGACGGCCCGGACACGGTGAACCTCTACAACATCTTCACCAAGCTCTCCGAACTCATCGACGAGGTGCGGCCCGATGAGATGAACGTCGCGCTCGCCGCCGTGGACAAGGCGATCGGCGGACGGGGCAAAGAGCTCGGCATGATGATCGACGACTGGTGGACCGCCTCGCAGGAACTCGAATCGACCGTCAACCGCTTCATCGACGCCACCCCGCAGTTCCGCCGCGTCACCGAATCGCTCAAGCGGGCCACCCCGGCGATGATGGAGACCCTGTCGTCGGTCGCGAGCATCTCGCGCGGCATCGTCGACAAGGGTGACGATCTCGCCGAGTTCTTCACCGCGGCCAGCGGCTACCTCGACTCGGTCGTGCCCTTCGTGGCCAAGAACCGTAAGAACCTGATCACGATCGTCGATTCGACCGGGATCATCCTGCGCACCGTCGCACAGAACCCGAGCGGCATCACCCGCACGGTCCGCGAGGCCGACAAGTTCGGCAAGGCGGGCACCATCCTGTTCGCCTCGGGACGCTTCAACATCACCGCGGTGCCCACCTTCTCCCAGCCACAGCCCTATTCCGCGGCGGACTGCCCGGTCTACGGCACCCTGCGCGGCAGCCAGTGCCACGGCAAGCGCTCCCTGTGGGGCACCGGGCCGGTCCGCGATCCCGGGCAGCGCAACGGGACGATCCTGCACCCGCCCAAGCCCCGCGTCCGGCCGGCCTCCACCAGCTCGGAGGTCATCGACGGCCGCGCCGAGGCATCCACGATGAGCGGACTCGAGGGCGTGATCACCGGCACCGGCCGGCCGGCCGCGGACGGCCGCCCGAATCCGGCCACGACGATGATGCTCGGCCCGATGGTCCGAGGCACGGAAGTGAGGGTTTCATGACCAGGCTGTCCGCCGTGACGGTCATCAAGGCGCTGCTGTTCTTGGTGGTGGGCGTCGTCGCGTTCTCCTTGATGAGCAATACGCTGCGCTCACCGGTCCGCGGCGCCACCACGGACTACGTGCTCAACTTCACCGACGCCGAAGGGTTGGTCGAGGGCAATCCGGTCAAGGTGTCCGGCGTCCGGATCGGCCGGGTGTCCGACATCGAGCTCGACCCGCGGGGCAACGGCACCGCACGGGCCCGCGTCCGGGTCACCGTGGAGCGCAACCACAAGATCCCCGAGCACGTGCACGCCGCCGTCCGCTACGCCGACATGCTCGGTGCCCGCTACATCGCGCTGTCCGACGGGGGACCGACTGCGCCCGCACGCAAGGGCAACGAGATCCCGGTCGAGGCGACGACCGCGCCGGTCAACCTCACCGCGCTGATGAACGGGTTCGAGCCGCTGTTCTCCGCGCTCGACCCCAAGCAGGTCAACGACCTGGCCCAGGGCTTTGTCGACACGTTTGCCGGCCGGACCCAGTCGGTGCACCTCCTGCTGCGCCAGATCGCCTCGATGGGCAACAACCTGTCCGCCAACTCCGCGGTCTTCGCCCGGCTCGTGGCCAACCTGACCACGCTCATGTCGACCGCCGATGCGCGCAACGCGCAACTGACCGAACTGTTCGCCGGGCTGGGTTCCCTGACCTCGGCGGTGGTCGGCGACAACGGTCAGTTCACTGCCCTGATGAACTCGGGGGACCGGGCGGTCGCCGCGCTGGCGGAAATGATGACCACCTCCGGTGACAGCTTTGCCCGGTCGTTGACCGGCCTGCAGGGGGTCACCAAGGCCTGGCTGCCGAACACCCCGGCCTTCGAGACATTCCTCAAACGGTTCCCGGTGATGGCCGACCGCATCAACCACAGCGGCCGCTACGGCGGGTTCATGATGCTCTACCTCTGCAACTTCACGCTGAAGGCGTGGACGGTCGAGGCGAACATCTTCGGTCCGCTTCATTCGCCGGTGTGCAGGTAGGGGGAGCGACATGTTTCTGGTTCGATTGATCGACGTCTTCGTCGGCGTCCTCGAGTTCGTCTTCAAGTCCGAGAAGCGCGGTCAGGGCGCCTCGCCGGCGGTGCTCGGCACCGCCGGAATCATCACCCTGGTGGTGCTGATGGGCCTGGCCATCGGTTTGCCGCAATGGCGCTACCACGCACGCACCGAGCCCTACACCGCAGAACTGGGCAACGCCGCGGGGCTGACCCGCTCGGACCCGGTGCTGATCGCCGGCGTGCCGGCCGGGCGAATCTCCGCCGTGCGCCTGGCCGGCGACCGCGTGAAGGTCGAATTCCGCCTTGATCGTAAGCAGCCGCTCGGCGACCAGACGCGGGCCACCGTGCGCCTGCGGACGGTGCTGGGCAAGCGGTACTTCGAGGTGATCCCGGCCGGGCGCGACACCGGGTCGCGCAGCATCCCGCTGGCGCGCACCGACCCCTCGTACACCCTCGACCAGGTGTCGGCGGCCGCGCTGCGGTCGTCGACGGAGGTGAACCCGACCGTCGTGCGGGCGATGCTGACGACGATGGAGTCGCTGGTCCCCGACCCGAACAAGCTGTCGGCCGCGGTGGCCGGGGCCGGCGGTGCCGCTGTCGCGATCTCCGGGACCGGGGCCCAGCTCGACCAGTTGCTGGGAATCGCGAAACGGCTCGCGCAGGCCAGCGCCGCGCAGTCGGACTCGATTTCCACCGCGATGGGCAATACGCAGGCGATCGTCCAGACGCTGGTCGTCCGCCGACACGTGATGACCCGGTTGGCCGACAACCTGCGCATCGTCCTCGCCACGATGGCGCAGACCTTCCCGCGCATCCCGATGGGCGAGCTGACGCAGAACATCATGGCGGTCACCGCGACCCTCAAGGACAACGCGGCGACCATCGACCGGGTCCTGAAGACATTGCCGCCGGCGATGCGGACGATCACCGACGCCACCGGAAACGGCAACTGGGCCGATGTGGTCTCCCCGTCGGCGGTCATCCCCGACGGCCTGCTGTGCGTGCTGGGAACGATGCAAGGGTGTGGCTTATGACATTCCGTCAGGTCCGCGAAGTACGCGTGCGAAAGCGCTACGGTGGCAAGATCTTTACCGCGCTCCTTTTGGTGGCGGCCTTGGTGTGGGGCGGGTGGAACTTCCTCGTCCGTGACCCGCAGGTGCGCACGGTCGGCGCCGATTTCACCTTCGTCAACGGGCTCTACCAGGGGTCGAAGGTGACCATCTTGGGCGTCCCGGTGGGCCGGGTGGAGAAGCTCGAGCCGCGCGGCGACTACGTCCACGTCGAACTCAGCCTGCCCAAGAGCATCGACCTGCCCGCCGACGTCGGCGCGTACGTCCAGAACCCGTCGATCATCAGCGACCGGCACCTCGACCTTGCCCCGGCGTACACCGGGGGGCCGAAGTTGGTGGCGGGCAGCACCATTCCCCGGGAACGGACGAAGGCGCCGATCAGCTTCGACCAGTTGATCGGGAGTCTGAGCACCCTGACCCGGATCTTGGGCCCGGGCGACGAGCCGGGGTCGCCCGGTGTGGGCAGCCTGCTGAACCGCACGGCCCAGGCCTGGAAGGGGCAGGGGACCGACTTCAACCAAGCGCTCACCGAGATGTCGGCGGCCAGCGGGGTGTTCGGTGCCCGCGCCGACGACATCGGTGCACTGATCACGAGCCTGGACCAGCTGATGTCCTCGTTCCGGGCCAAGCAGGTCTCCCTCGACGGCCTGGTGCGCTCGATGGGCGACCTGTCGGCGCAGTGGCAGGCGGCCAACCAGGACGTGTCGACGCCGATCAAGAACCTGCGCGTCGTCTTCGACCAGATCAACAACTTCGTCATGAAACACGGCAACGACGTGGGGACGGTGGCGGAGAACCTCGACGAGC
Proteins encoded:
- a CDS encoding SRPBCC family protein, which translates into the protein MTLFMWVLLAVGVLAAAGVLGLMVLVLARRWARTPDRAPVAQIAAADLGDYFARRAGFCVTVSAQTPLSPSEVFDRLVGRAYLSTLPFLDGPHWVADDVDTTRGVGSKRTMSGTVYSVSEKVIQYEKDVLIALSGTAVCTPWTIASFAEEFTIAPTERTGVSEVRWTIAGTPRWVGWLPWRWGAPLTRPVFAFVLRHVLRVGAFRAPRTRDGRTEGT
- a CDS encoding MlaE family ABC transporter permease yields the protein MAFELPAARGPVRDLAVEAGHTLGFALQSIGALVVATLRFRLSLSETLNQIIFIGRVSTGPSLLLMIPVGVFIAVSVGELAGRIGAGGYSGAVVAFVIVGQAAALVCALMMAGVAGSAICTDLGSRKIREEIDAMEVMGLNVIERLVAPRIAAAIIVSLVLCSLVTVTGVGACYLYHIYVQHLPAGAFMSTFSQYGRMSDFTMALVKATMFALLSTIVACFKGLHARGGPSGVADAVNEAVVIAFALVFIFNTILSQVYTVIVPAVGAY
- a CDS encoding MlaE family ABC transporter permease, which translates into the protein MVSTADIRVRGNRGISRRVVPVADQTVRLGEYVTFIFRAIVAIPYTLVYYRKHVIRQIAEMTFGTKSLLSGGGTMGIVLAMSLAAAMMLGVETYRGLQLVGMTSMSGMLAAIANTRELAPVVVAIALAAKVGTGFTAQIGAMRISDEIAALDVMAIRSIPFLATTRMIAAMVCVLPIYMIGLLASYISTRAVVVWFNGESSGTYDYFFHLALTPTDLLFSATKAVVFAGIVTLVQCSYGYFASGGPEGVGQAAGRALRTSILAIGIFDVIFTFGLWGLVPQIPGLGL
- a CDS encoding MCE family protein; the protein is MTVMLPGKTVSRGRYALRGIAAALVILVFSLWMVSRSTHTFSSDPKVYAEVPVAAGLIQSGAPVRFHGVKVGEISSIDAGAQSSRVGLTIEKDAMKSIPSTVMLRVLPRTFFGDIYVQLTPTPGSPDTSPTHLAPNAQLAVDDGPDTVNLYNIFTKLSELIDEVRPDEMNVALAAVDKAIGGRGKELGMMIDDWWTASQELESTVNRFIDATPQFRRVTESLKRATPAMMETLSSVASISRGIVDKGDDLAEFFTAASGYLDSVVPFVAKNRKNLITIVDSTGIILRTVAQNPSGITRTVREADKFGKAGTILFASGRFNITAVPTFSQPQPYSAADCPVYGTLRGSQCHGKRSLWGTGPVRDPGQRNGTILHPPKPRVRPASTSSEVIDGRAEASTMSGLEGVITGTGRPAADGRPNPATTMMLGPMVRGTEVRVS
- a CDS encoding MlaD family protein, which translates into the protein MTRLSAVTVIKALLFLVVGVVAFSLMSNTLRSPVRGATTDYVLNFTDAEGLVEGNPVKVSGVRIGRVSDIELDPRGNGTARARVRVTVERNHKIPEHVHAAVRYADMLGARYIALSDGGPTAPARKGNEIPVEATTAPVNLTALMNGFEPLFSALDPKQVNDLAQGFVDTFAGRTQSVHLLLRQIASMGNNLSANSAVFARLVANLTTLMSTADARNAQLTELFAGLGSLTSAVVGDNGQFTALMNSGDRAVAALAEMMTTSGDSFARSLTGLQGVTKAWLPNTPAFETFLKRFPVMADRINHSGRYGGFMMLYLCNFTLKAWTVEANIFGPLHSPVCR
- a CDS encoding MlaD family protein, translating into MFLVRLIDVFVGVLEFVFKSEKRGQGASPAVLGTAGIITLVVLMGLAIGLPQWRYHARTEPYTAELGNAAGLTRSDPVLIAGVPAGRISAVRLAGDRVKVEFRLDRKQPLGDQTRATVRLRTVLGKRYFEVIPAGRDTGSRSIPLARTDPSYTLDQVSAAALRSSTEVNPTVVRAMLTTMESLVPDPNKLSAAVAGAGGAAVAISGTGAQLDQLLGIAKRLAQASAAQSDSISTAMGNTQAIVQTLVVRRHVMTRLADNLRIVLATMAQTFPRIPMGELTQNIMAVTATLKDNAATIDRVLKTLPPAMRTITDATGNGNWADVVSPSAVIPDGLLCVLGTMQGCGL
- a CDS encoding MCE family protein; this translates as MTFRQVREVRVRKRYGGKIFTALLLVAALVWGGWNFLVRDPQVRTVGADFTFVNGLYQGSKVTILGVPVGRVEKLEPRGDYVHVELSLPKSIDLPADVGAYVQNPSIISDRHLDLAPAYTGGPKLVAGSTIPRERTKAPISFDQLIGSLSTLTRILGPGDEPGSPGVGSLLNRTAQAWKGQGTDFNQALTEMSAASGVFGARADDIGALITSLDQLMSSFRAKQVSLDGLVRSMGDLSAQWQAANQDVSTPIKNLRVVFDQINNFVMKHGNDVGTVAENLDELGRVLVANRAGFAEFMDLAPLMLQNLSSTIGPDRRGRIRLNVSTTLTQFKTLKPLCDRFPMPICIGAGLTNPIGFPISSSDPLGIVSAITGGQLPPKQGPR